Proteins from a single region of Candidatus Limnocylindrales bacterium:
- a CDS encoding sulfatase — protein sequence MSVDLRLCGRLMAILAAAAVTSCTRAPDPATLKLQPAFPVVFVLVDAMRADRALAVRNGVELAPNIAMLARDGVIFRNAFSSAPKTIPSVPQILTSRYFPDLQHETTLLTVLRQAGYESTGAFIHNPYVTKWTDRLVPTFDHLGGGDLDAAALTNNAIDWFGARRSDRIAMYMHYLDVHVPLNPPADIAAKLVDRSYHGPIGLEFHDIAGAWNGRYDDADRRRIADLYDAAVAATDVELGKLLDGLRSAGLYDRALIVLTADHGEELWDHGGFFHGHTLYDELLHVPLIVKFPDGWAAGASVDALARTVDILPTIADLLHRASPEVETPPSDGASLVPLVAGDAPARTLFATIGRNDDRSPPLAAVRTATSKLIYDMRSGSEELYDVVHDPGERENIVDKRAGSRELADLRSLVNAGLETLRNTGIHVRLSNGTAAPIRYRIAIGLKPLAPFLDLARFDMEKGDDLAQNPRADGMSASGLLAPGDSDEVRFAVLSTDAAVLANVVTEPNATLEVCIAGESCTPSVDGSATLPLARLAMTSSPPVRGGSALQMHAWMLPSESAPITNVLSPADRERLRALGYAE from the coding sequence TTGAGCGTTGACCTGCGTCTTTGCGGCAGGCTGATGGCGATCCTGGCCGCCGCGGCTGTGACGTCCTGCACACGAGCCCCGGACCCGGCCACCCTCAAGCTGCAGCCCGCTTTCCCCGTAGTGTTCGTCCTCGTCGACGCGATGCGCGCAGATCGCGCGCTCGCCGTGCGAAACGGAGTCGAGCTGGCGCCGAACATCGCAATGCTCGCAAGAGACGGCGTCATCTTCCGCAATGCATTCTCGTCGGCGCCGAAAACGATTCCGTCCGTCCCGCAGATTCTTACGTCGCGCTACTTTCCCGATCTCCAGCATGAGACGACCCTGCTCACGGTTCTCCGGCAGGCCGGCTACGAATCGACCGGCGCGTTCATCCACAATCCGTACGTGACGAAATGGACCGATCGCCTCGTCCCCACGTTCGATCATCTTGGTGGAGGCGATCTCGATGCGGCTGCGCTGACGAACAATGCGATCGATTGGTTTGGCGCGCGCAGGTCGGACCGGATCGCGATGTACATGCACTACCTCGACGTGCACGTGCCGCTGAACCCTCCGGCCGACATCGCGGCGAAGCTCGTCGACCGCTCGTACCACGGTCCGATCGGGCTCGAGTTCCACGACATCGCGGGCGCGTGGAACGGGCGCTACGACGACGCCGACCGGCGCCGCATTGCCGACCTCTACGATGCCGCCGTTGCCGCGACTGACGTCGAGCTCGGAAAGCTGCTCGACGGATTGCGCTCGGCCGGCCTCTACGATCGCGCGCTCATCGTGCTGACCGCGGACCACGGGGAGGAGCTCTGGGATCACGGAGGATTCTTCCACGGCCACACGCTGTACGACGAGCTGCTGCACGTGCCGCTGATCGTGAAATTCCCCGATGGATGGGCAGCCGGCGCGTCGGTCGACGCTCTGGCGCGCACGGTCGACATCCTGCCGACGATTGCCGATCTTCTGCATCGCGCGTCGCCGGAGGTCGAGACGCCGCCGTCCGACGGCGCGTCGCTGGTGCCGCTCGTTGCCGGCGACGCGCCGGCGCGCACGCTGTTCGCGACGATCGGCCGCAACGACGATCGCAGCCCGCCGCTCGCCGCCGTCCGCACCGCGACGTCGAAGCTCATCTACGACATGCGCAGCGGCAGTGAAGAGCTCTACGACGTCGTGCACGATCCCGGCGAGCGCGAGAACATCGTCGACAAGCGGGCCGGATCGCGTGAGCTCGCCGACCTGCGATCGCTGGTCAACGCCGGGCTCGAGACTCTACGCAACACCGGAATCCACGTGCGCCTGTCGAACGGCACTGCGGCACCGATCCGTTACCGGATTGCGATCGGGCTCAAGCCGCTCGCGCCGTTTCTCGATCTTGCGAGATTCGACATGGAGAAGGGCGACGATCTTGCGCAGAATCCGCGCGCCGACGGGATGAGCGCTTCCGGCCTGCTCGCGCCCGGAGATTCCGACGAAGTCCGCTTCGCGGTTCTCTCGACCGATGCCGCCGTGCTGGCGAATGTCGTGACCGAGCCGAACGCGACGCTCGAAGTCTGCATCGCGGGCGAATCCTGTACGCCTTCGGTCGACGGCAGCGCGACGTTGCCGCTGGCGCGTCTTGCGATGACATCGTCACCTCCTGTGCGCGGCGGCTCCGCGTTGCAGATGCACGCATGGATGCTGCCGTCGGAGAGCGCGCCGATCACGAACGTGCTGAGCCCGGCCGACAGGGAGCGTCTGCGCGCACTCGGCTATGCGGAGTGA
- the lnt gene encoding apolipoprotein N-acyltransferase — MLDFFGLVPWLLVLSRTRTLAGAAASGYFMCLAFVLAIFAWFGLAIAVYSAGAAFAGIVVLALAAPLLQPQFLVFAIVRHAARRFHGPLLAAIAGASAWVAAEWMFPKLLADSLAHGFYPSPVLRQTADLGGIAGITFLIVLINEALCEALSAAVRRDPRASLAAVSCAALIIAAMAGYGTWRLHALAASQGIPPVRVGLVQSNISAYDRLKREMGAYEAVRHVLDTHFAMSREAVDKNHVDALVWSETVFPTTFGKPKNETGGELDQEIEDFVARLGVPLVFGSYDRDEDGEYNSAVFLEPGAVGAPAKFSVYRKTRLFFLTEYVPAWLDGPRARQWMPWAGTWKPGPGAKVLPLRLRGGRTVPVLPMICLDDVDVGLAVEGARRGAEMIVTMSNDSWFTEHAEGAWLHLVVAAFRSIETRLPQIRVTNNGITAVIDPTGEITSSAGVGERSTLVADVVPQKPARTLVVALGDWVGPTGLVVVLLLVGVPLVRRRGR; from the coding sequence CTGCTCGATTTTTTCGGCCTCGTGCCGTGGCTGCTGGTTCTTTCTCGTACGCGCACGCTCGCGGGTGCGGCGGCGTCCGGCTACTTCATGTGTCTCGCGTTCGTGCTCGCGATTTTCGCATGGTTCGGGCTCGCGATTGCCGTGTATTCGGCCGGAGCGGCCTTCGCCGGGATCGTCGTGCTCGCGCTTGCGGCGCCGCTGCTGCAGCCGCAGTTCCTTGTGTTTGCGATCGTGCGTCACGCGGCACGCCGTTTTCACGGACCTCTTCTGGCCGCGATTGCGGGTGCGTCGGCGTGGGTCGCGGCCGAATGGATGTTCCCGAAGCTGCTCGCGGATTCGCTCGCGCACGGCTTCTATCCTTCTCCGGTGCTGCGGCAGACCGCCGATCTCGGCGGCATCGCGGGAATCACGTTCCTGATCGTGCTCATCAATGAAGCGCTGTGCGAGGCATTGTCCGCAGCCGTGCGGCGCGATCCGCGCGCGTCGCTCGCCGCCGTGTCGTGCGCGGCACTGATCATCGCGGCCATGGCCGGATACGGGACATGGCGGCTCCACGCGCTTGCCGCATCGCAGGGCATTCCTCCGGTGCGCGTCGGCCTCGTGCAGTCGAACATTTCTGCTTACGACCGATTGAAGCGCGAAATGGGAGCGTACGAAGCCGTGCGCCACGTGCTCGATACGCACTTCGCGATGTCGCGTGAGGCGGTAGACAAGAACCACGTCGATGCGCTCGTCTGGTCGGAGACCGTATTTCCGACCACGTTCGGCAAGCCGAAGAACGAAACCGGCGGCGAGCTCGACCAGGAGATAGAGGACTTCGTTGCGCGGCTGGGCGTTCCGCTGGTGTTCGGCTCGTACGACCGCGACGAAGACGGCGAGTACAACTCGGCGGTCTTCCTCGAGCCGGGTGCCGTCGGTGCTCCCGCGAAGTTTTCGGTTTACCGCAAGACCCGGCTCTTCTTCCTGACCGAATACGTGCCGGCATGGCTAGACGGCCCGCGCGCGCGGCAGTGGATGCCATGGGCCGGCACGTGGAAGCCAGGCCCCGGCGCCAAAGTGCTTCCGCTGCGCCTGCGCGGCGGTCGTACGGTGCCGGTGCTGCCGATGATCTGTCTCGACGACGTCGACGTCGGCCTCGCCGTCGAGGGCGCGCGGCGCGGCGCCGAGATGATCGTGACGATGTCGAACGATTCGTGGTTCACCGAGCACGCCGAAGGTGCGTGGCTGCATCTGGTGGTCGCGGCGTTCCGAAGCATCGAGACGCGCCTTCCGCAGATTCGCGTGACCAACAACGGCATCACGGCCGTCATCGATCCGACCGGCGAGATCACGTCGAGCGCCGGCGTCGGTGAGCGCAGCACGCTGGTTGCCGACGTGGTGCCGCAAAAGCCCGCGCGAACCCTCGTGGTCGCGCTCGGCGACTGGGTCGGTCCGACCGGTCTTGTCGTCGTGCTGCTGCTCGTCGGCGTTCCGCTCGTGCGTCGCCGCGGTCGCTGA
- a CDS encoding nitronate monooxygenase: MQTQSSAPPVRTRVSELLGVRYPIVQAPMGWIARAQLASAVSNAGGLGIIETSSGELDAVRGEILKMRELTDKPFGVNIAQLFVRDPSIADFVVAQGVRFVTTSAGDPTQYTSKLKDAGLVVFHVVPTLKTALKAVAAGVDGLVVEGGEGGGFKNPRDVASMVLLPLVCSKVDVPVIAAGGICDGRSMAAAFALGAEGVQMGTRMVSAAESPVHANYKAAITGAAETDTVFLNRHSRPGLRAIRTTRTEALERQDHVPMTEFGRILDLYFGGDMEAAIGLGGQVAGRIDRVEPVAEILERTVREFHATIDELADRFATARDRARALG, from the coding sequence ATGCAAACGCAGTCGTCCGCGCCACCAGTTCGCACTCGCGTCTCCGAGCTTCTCGGCGTCCGCTATCCGATCGTGCAGGCCCCGATGGGCTGGATCGCACGCGCACAACTCGCCTCTGCGGTCTCCAACGCCGGCGGGCTCGGAATCATCGAAACGTCTTCGGGTGAGCTCGATGCCGTGCGCGGCGAGATCCTCAAGATGCGCGAGCTGACCGACAAGCCGTTCGGCGTGAACATTGCGCAGCTGTTCGTGCGCGACCCCTCTATTGCGGACTTCGTCGTCGCGCAGGGCGTTCGATTCGTGACGACGTCGGCCGGCGATCCGACCCAGTACACCAGCAAGCTGAAAGACGCCGGCCTCGTCGTCTTTCACGTCGTGCCTACGCTGAAGACCGCGCTCAAGGCGGTTGCTGCAGGCGTCGACGGGCTTGTCGTCGAAGGCGGAGAAGGCGGCGGATTCAAGAATCCGCGCGACGTCGCATCGATGGTGCTGCTGCCGCTCGTCTGCTCGAAAGTGGATGTGCCCGTGATCGCGGCCGGTGGAATCTGCGATGGCCGGTCGATGGCCGCAGCCTTCGCGCTCGGCGCCGAAGGCGTGCAGATGGGAACGCGCATGGTCTCGGCGGCCGAGTCGCCGGTGCATGCCAACTACAAGGCCGCCATCACCGGTGCAGCCGAAACCGACACCGTATTTCTCAACCGTCACAGCCGGCCCGGTCTTCGCGCGATCCGCACGACACGCACCGAAGCGCTCGAGCGCCAGGACCACGTGCCGATGACGGAGTTCGGCCGGATTCTCGACCTGTATTTCGGTGGCGACATGGAGGCGGCGATCGGGCTGGGTGGCCAGGTTGCCGGACGCATCGACCGTGTCGAGCCGGTGGCCGAGATCCTCGAGCGCACGGTTCGCGAGTTTCACGCCACCATCGACGAGCTTGCCGACCGCTTCGCCACCGCACGCGATCGCGCCCGCGCACTCGGATGA
- the sodC gene encoding superoxide dismutase [Cu-Zn] SodC — protein MQHMNALTSSILSLTVSTFGTLIVVGVSNAQPPAAATASGPVKITMNLVDAKGEAKPVGTVTASDTGYGLMLKPALNGLPPGLHGFHVHENPSCDPAEKDGQMTAAQAAGGHYDPAKTGRHEGPYGTGHLGDLPALYVDPDGKAEYPVLAPRLKVADLLGHSLMIHAGGDNHSDHPAPLGGGGMRVACGIAPASAAP, from the coding sequence ATGCAACATATGAATGCGCTCACCTCTTCGATTCTCTCGCTGACTGTCTCGACCTTTGGCACCCTCATCGTGGTCGGCGTGTCGAATGCGCAGCCTCCGGCAGCCGCAACTGCGTCAGGCCCGGTCAAGATCACGATGAATCTCGTCGACGCCAAGGGCGAGGCCAAACCCGTCGGCACCGTGACGGCATCCGATACCGGCTACGGACTGATGCTCAAGCCTGCCCTGAACGGGTTGCCGCCAGGGCTGCACGGCTTTCACGTGCACGAAAATCCGTCGTGCGATCCGGCCGAAAAGGACGGTCAGATGACGGCCGCGCAAGCGGCCGGCGGCCATTACGATCCGGCCAAGACCGGACGCCACGAGGGACCGTACGGAACAGGTCATCTCGGTGACCTTCCTGCCCTGTACGTCGACCCCGACGGCAAGGCCGAGTACCCCGTACTTGCGCCGCGCCTCAAGGTTGCGGACCTGCTCGGACATTCGCTGATGATTCATGCCGGCGGCGACAACCATTCCGACCATCCGGCTCCGCTCGGCGGCGGCGGCATGCGCGTCGCGTGCGGGATCGCTCCGGCATCTGCCGCGCCGTAA
- a CDS encoding glycogen/starch synthase, whose amino-acid sequence MDTTTTGDRKPRILICTPEITELPEGMGNAAQNIRAKGGGLGDISAGLIQYLHTDGRFELHVVLPRYDARIRDLARITYREIDAMGRVLGRQGVHLVTDSAFSSLTDVYGEQEANPRIRRAEAFQRYIINDLMPRLEPDLVHCNDWMTGLVPAAARAAGIKSVFTLHNVFTEHAPPADIDRSGIDIRRIYEFLYFKDYPIDTAENWRQNGVDFTATGIHAADVVNTVSPTFLEEMISGQFDEIVPPGVAHAMREKHAAGRTLGILNAPADSDDPRINPHVSTYDVHDVIEGKRTNKELFQKEMGLRVEPDAPLFFWPSRLYAQKGPELLAAIASAAVRRHGLQIALVASGDRAVEAVFRKLAATSDGRIAHRPFREDLSMRALAGSDFVLMPSLYEPCGLPQMMGPRFGTLAVARATGGLKDTVMPLDASREAGNGFVFKPHTASGLAGAITEAVHFYREPEEVRRAVLQRVMQESLDRFTLANTARAYIELYEKLIAESRGPAGAGEAAAPFV is encoded by the coding sequence ATGGACACCACGACAACCGGCGACCGCAAGCCGCGTATTCTCATCTGTACTCCGGAGATCACGGAGCTTCCGGAGGGCATGGGCAACGCTGCGCAGAACATCCGCGCAAAGGGCGGCGGCCTCGGCGATATCTCTGCGGGGCTGATTCAGTATCTTCACACCGACGGCCGCTTCGAGCTGCACGTGGTGCTGCCGCGCTACGATGCCAGGATCCGCGACCTCGCACGCATCACGTATCGCGAGATCGATGCGATGGGACGCGTGCTCGGGCGCCAGGGCGTGCATCTGGTCACCGACAGTGCGTTCTCGTCGCTGACCGATGTCTACGGCGAGCAGGAGGCCAACCCGCGAATCCGTCGCGCGGAGGCTTTTCAGCGCTACATCATCAACGACCTGATGCCGCGTCTGGAGCCGGACCTCGTGCACTGCAACGACTGGATGACAGGGCTGGTTCCGGCGGCGGCGCGTGCGGCCGGAATCAAGAGCGTCTTCACGCTGCACAACGTGTTCACCGAGCACGCGCCCCCTGCCGACATTGACCGCAGCGGCATCGACATCCGGCGCATCTACGAGTTCCTCTATTTCAAAGACTATCCGATCGACACGGCCGAGAACTGGAGGCAGAACGGCGTCGATTTCACCGCCACCGGAATTCACGCCGCGGATGTCGTCAATACCGTGAGTCCGACCTTTCTCGAGGAGATGATCTCCGGACAGTTCGACGAGATCGTACCGCCGGGCGTGGCGCACGCGATGCGCGAGAAGCACGCTGCCGGCCGCACGCTCGGCATCCTCAATGCGCCGGCCGACTCCGACGACCCGCGCATCAATCCGCACGTGTCCACGTACGACGTCCACGACGTCATCGAGGGCAAGCGCACCAACAAGGAGTTGTTCCAGAAAGAGATGGGCCTGCGCGTCGAGCCCGACGCTCCGCTGTTTTTCTGGCCGAGCAGGCTTTACGCGCAGAAAGGCCCCGAGCTTCTGGCTGCGATCGCATCGGCTGCCGTGCGGCGCCACGGACTGCAGATCGCGCTGGTGGCGAGCGGAGACCGCGCCGTCGAAGCCGTTTTCCGCAAGCTTGCCGCGACCAGCGACGGACGCATCGCGCATCGTCCGTTTCGCGAGGACCTCAGCATGCGCGCGCTCGCAGGATCCGACTTCGTGCTGATGCCTTCGCTGTACGAGCCGTGCGGCCTGCCGCAGATGATGGGCCCTCGCTTCGGCACGCTCGCGGTCGCGCGCGCGACGGGCGGCCTCAAGGATACGGTGATGCCGCTCGATGCATCGCGCGAGGCCGGCAACGGTTTCGTGTTCAAGCCCCACACGGCGAGCGGCCTGGCTGGCGCGATCACCGAGGCGGTTCATTTCTATCGCGAGCCGGAAGAGGTGCGCAGGGCTGTGCTTCAGCGCGTGATGCAGGAGAGTCTCGACCGTTTCACGCTCGCGAATACGGCCCGCGCCTACATCGAGCTCTACGAGAAACTGATTGCCGAGAGTCGCGGGCCGGCCGGCGCCGGCGAAGCCGCCGCTCCGTTCGTCTGA
- a CDS encoding medium chain dehydrogenase/reductase family protein, with protein MRQIWITKAGAPEVLEVKEAPDPSPGPDQMRIRVEATGVNFADIMGRLGIYPDLPKMPVVVGYEVGGRVDAVGSGVDSSWVGRDVFAMTRFGGYSDVVCVPASQVFTRPAGMTAEDGAALPVNYFTAWQLIVVMGGLRAGETVLVHSVGGGVGIAATQIAKHLGATVIGTASRGKHDFLRGIGVDALIDYRTEDFEKRTMEITGGQGVELILDAVGGDSFKKGFRILAPTGRLGMFGMSSAAVGKERSIVAALKTVASMPWLQFNPPALLNANKGVFGVNLGHLWGEIPRIRIWAEDLLELWKAGVIRPHVDKVFPFAEAAAAHHYVQDRKNIGKVLLRP; from the coding sequence ATGCGACAGATATGGATCACGAAAGCCGGTGCCCCCGAAGTGCTCGAGGTCAAAGAAGCGCCCGATCCCTCGCCGGGGCCGGACCAGATGCGCATTCGCGTCGAAGCGACCGGCGTAAATTTCGCCGACATCATGGGACGGCTCGGAATCTATCCGGACCTTCCGAAGATGCCTGTCGTCGTGGGCTACGAAGTCGGCGGACGCGTCGACGCCGTCGGAAGCGGCGTCGATTCGTCGTGGGTCGGACGAGACGTCTTCGCAATGACGCGCTTCGGCGGTTACTCGGACGTCGTCTGCGTTCCGGCGAGCCAGGTCTTCACTCGTCCGGCGGGGATGACGGCCGAAGACGGCGCTGCGCTGCCGGTCAACTATTTCACCGCCTGGCAGCTCATCGTGGTGATGGGCGGCCTGCGCGCAGGCGAAACCGTGCTCGTGCATTCGGTCGGCGGCGGAGTCGGCATTGCCGCGACGCAGATTGCCAAGCATCTCGGCGCAACCGTGATCGGCACGGCGTCGCGCGGCAAGCACGATTTCCTGCGCGGCATCGGCGTCGATGCGCTGATCGACTACCGCACCGAGGATTTCGAGAAGCGCACGATGGAGATTACCGGCGGACAGGGAGTCGAGCTGATCCTCGATGCAGTCGGCGGCGACTCGTTCAAGAAAGGCTTTCGCATTCTCGCTCCGACCGGACGCCTCGGAATGTTCGGAATGTCGTCGGCGGCGGTCGGCAAGGAGCGCAGCATCGTCGCCGCGCTCAAGACCGTGGCGTCGATGCCGTGGCTGCAGTTCAACCCGCCGGCCCTGCTCAATGCGAACAAGGGAGTGTTCGGCGTCAATCTCGGACATCTCTGGGGCGAGATCCCTCGCATCCGCATCTGGGCCGAAGATCTCCTGGAGTTGTGGAAAGCCGGCGTCATTCGCCCGCACGTCGACAAGGTGTTTCCGTTTGCCGAAGCGGCAGCGGCCCATCACTACGTGCAGGACAGGAAAAACATCGGAAAGGTCCTGCTTCGGCCGTAG
- a CDS encoding c-type cytochrome, protein MIGLIGAAGTLGNRPNASPKLEPDRNVEKIDVKKMTLFRARRLWRHAFGVACCMVVLVAAPVRAEDVPPDVQKEADTIWQSRCSTCHGAAGKGDGAAAAALTPKPRDFSSASWQASVSDEHIEKIIAEGGQSVGLSMLMPANPDLVAKPAVIKALRAHVRGLAAH, encoded by the coding sequence ATGATCGGCTTGATCGGCGCAGCCGGAACATTGGGTAACCGGCCGAATGCAAGTCCGAAGCTCGAGCCCGATCGCAACGTGGAGAAGATCGACGTGAAGAAGATGACATTGTTTCGTGCCCGACGGCTTTGGCGTCATGCGTTTGGCGTAGCCTGCTGCATGGTCGTGCTCGTCGCCGCGCCGGTGCGGGCCGAAGATGTTCCTCCCGACGTGCAGAAAGAAGCCGACACGATCTGGCAGAGCCGCTGTTCGACGTGTCACGGTGCAGCCGGCAAAGGCGATGGAGCGGCGGCGGCGGCGCTGACGCCGAAACCGAGGGACTTCTCCTCGGCGAGCTGGCAGGCGTCGGTATCCGACGAACACATCGAAAAGATCATCGCCGAAGGCGGCCAATCCGTCGGGCTCAGCATGCTGATGCCGGCCAATCCGGACCTCGTCGCGAAGCCCGCCGTCATCAAGGCCCTGCGCGCGCACGTGCGCGGGCTGGCCGCGCACTGA
- a CDS encoding VOC family protein: MMALHHLAFRTADVAALASFYREMFGFEVVRDALPKSLWLALGADAVLMIEARTDAETPIAAGSMELVAFRADERTLSHVRERARERDCYDGETPFTVYVRDPDGRRIGVSNYRLRED; this comes from the coding sequence ATGATGGCGCTGCACCACCTCGCATTTCGAACCGCGGACGTCGCAGCGCTGGCGTCGTTCTATCGCGAGATGTTCGGCTTCGAAGTAGTGCGCGACGCGTTGCCGAAGTCGCTCTGGCTCGCCCTCGGCGCGGACGCAGTCCTGATGATCGAAGCGCGCACGGACGCCGAGACGCCCATTGCAGCCGGATCGATGGAGCTGGTCGCGTTCCGCGCCGATGAGCGAACTCTCTCGCACGTCCGTGAGAGAGCCCGCGAACGCGACTGTTACGACGGCGAGACGCCGTTTACAGTTTACGTTCGTGATCCGGACGGCCGGCGCATCGGCGTTTCGAACTACCGGCTGCGCGAAGACTGA
- a CDS encoding DUF1343 domain-containing protein, with protein MQTGLERFLDDPTRWVRGARVGLIANPTTVDRRFRHAIDLLHSHPDVNLVLLFGPEHGIRGAAQDMIHVGDAHDPVTHLPEVSLYGKTFESLTPRAKDLERIDVMLFDIQDVGARYYTYAATMALAMQAAAKAGVRFVVLDRPNPIGGAQVEGGGLQSGLENFCALYPVPQRHGMTVGELARLYNTTFAIGCDLDVIACEGWNRTQYYEETGLPWVMPSPNMPTVDTAVVYPGMCLLEATNLSEGRGTTRPFELFGAPFIDGRALGAELDRCGIEGAIFRACSIEPTFHKHARQPCGAVQIHVTERARFDSYRTGLAVLASVKKLWPEDFRWRTEAYEFRDDVPAIDLLTGHPAVREAIDAGGPFDDIVALSVAGRERYDAGRGAALLY; from the coding sequence ATGCAGACAGGTCTCGAACGATTTCTCGACGATCCGACACGCTGGGTTCGCGGCGCGCGCGTCGGGCTGATCGCCAACCCGACAACTGTCGATCGCCGGTTCCGCCATGCGATCGACCTTCTCCATTCCCATCCCGACGTGAACCTCGTGCTCCTTTTCGGACCGGAGCACGGCATCCGCGGCGCCGCGCAGGACATGATCCATGTCGGCGACGCCCACGATCCGGTCACGCATCTGCCGGAGGTGAGTCTTTACGGAAAGACCTTCGAGTCGCTGACGCCGCGTGCGAAGGATCTCGAGCGCATCGATGTGATGCTCTTCGATATCCAGGACGTGGGCGCGCGCTATTACACGTATGCGGCAACCATGGCGCTGGCAATGCAGGCGGCAGCGAAGGCCGGCGTACGGTTTGTCGTGCTCGACCGGCCCAATCCGATCGGCGGCGCGCAGGTCGAAGGCGGCGGTCTCCAGAGCGGCCTCGAAAACTTCTGCGCGCTGTATCCGGTGCCGCAGCGGCACGGGATGACCGTCGGCGAGCTCGCGCGTCTCTACAACACGACGTTCGCGATCGGATGCGACCTCGACGTGATCGCGTGCGAAGGGTGGAACCGCACCCAGTATTATGAGGAGACGGGACTTCCATGGGTCATGCCGTCGCCGAACATGCCCACGGTCGATACCGCGGTCGTCTATCCCGGAATGTGTCTGCTCGAAGCCACGAATCTGTCCGAGGGGAGAGGCACGACGCGGCCGTTCGAGCTGTTCGGCGCGCCGTTCATCGACGGCCGCGCCCTGGGTGCGGAGCTCGATCGATGCGGTATCGAAGGCGCGATCTTTCGCGCGTGCTCGATCGAGCCGACCTTTCACAAGCACGCGCGACAGCCGTGCGGCGCCGTGCAGATCCATGTCACCGAACGTGCGCGCTTCGATTCGTATCGCACGGGACTCGCGGTGCTGGCCTCGGTCAAAAAGCTCTGGCCCGAGGATTTCCGGTGGAGGACCGAGGCGTATGAGTTCCGCGACGACGTTCCGGCGATCGACCTGCTGACGGGGCATCCCGCCGTTCGAGAGGCGATCGACGCCGGCGGCCCGTTCGACGACATCGTGGCGCTGTCCGTTGCCGGCAGAGAGCGCTACGACGCCGGGCGAGGTGCCGCGCTCCTTTACTGA
- the gloA gene encoding lactoylglutathione lyase encodes MKFLHTMLRVKDLDESIGFYCGKLGMELRRRTDYPGGEFTLAFVGIPGESGHEIELTWNWDGRNYEVGTGFGHVAIGVEDIHALCERLRADGVPITREPGPMKHGSTVIAFIRDPTGYPIELIERPDSD; translated from the coding sequence ATGAAATTCCTTCACACGATGCTCCGCGTCAAAGATCTCGACGAGTCAATCGGGTTTTACTGCGGAAAGCTCGGAATGGAGCTCCGGCGCCGCACGGACTACCCCGGTGGCGAGTTCACCCTGGCGTTCGTCGGCATCCCCGGAGAAAGCGGGCACGAAATCGAGCTGACGTGGAATTGGGACGGCCGCAACTATGAGGTCGGGACCGGATTCGGCCATGTCGCAATCGGTGTCGAGGACATCCACGCGCTCTGCGAGCGTCTGCGGGCCGACGGAGTCCCGATCACCCGCGAGCCAGGGCCGATGAAACACGGCTCGACTGTGATTGCGTTCATCCGCGACCCGACTGGTTATCCGATTGAGCTGATCGAGCGGCCGGACTCCGACTGA